A stretch of the Polyangiaceae bacterium genome encodes the following:
- the secG gene encoding preprotein translocase subunit SecG, producing the protein MAEILKTPITVVHILACIFLMIVVLLQPGKSGGMGAFTGAAAQQVFGGRGAGNILTKISWVTASIFFVTSLTLAYLSTSSDDSLAKRSAPQEKKGPPTTQVETPPAPASSK; encoded by the coding sequence ATGGCCGAAATTCTGAAGACCCCAATCACCGTCGTGCACATCCTCGCGTGCATCTTCCTCATGATCGTCGTGCTCCTGCAGCCAGGAAAGAGCGGCGGCATGGGCGCCTTCACCGGCGCGGCGGCGCAGCAGGTGTTCGGTGGCCGCGGAGCCGGCAACATCCTGACGAAGATCAGCTGGGTCACCGCCAGCATCTTCTTCGTGACCAGCCTCACGCTGGCCTACCTCTCGACGTCGTCGGACGACTCGCTGGCGAAGCGCAGCGCGCCCCAAGAGAAGAAGGGCCCGCCGACCACCCAGGTGGAGACGCCCCCGGCGCCGGCGAGCTCGAAGTGA
- a CDS encoding sigma-70 family RNA polymerase sigma factor: MTRPLCSAFREAAPAGTVADSAELELTLRDAAERGGRAWPGVRVDELTFARFLGERVPGDVAPSLALGELRIEELYLCCACLAGSKAAVAELDRRFISDSARALGRFGQSPESRDEALQLAREKLLSGTPPKLAQYSGKGALGGFIRVVVVRTALNTQRSEKRHVPRDDDLLATRIAEDSADPELQVMKAQYADTLAQAVAGAFRRLTSEQRNLLRLYVIDQLSLAELGKLHAVDASTISRWLTKVRTRLLEEAQSELLERHALRPSECASVMRLVRSDLHLSIARLLQTEPAGTVEV; the protein is encoded by the coding sequence GTGACGCGCCCCCTCTGCTCCGCCTTTCGAGAAGCTGCCCCGGCCGGCACCGTGGCCGACTCGGCGGAGCTCGAGCTCACGCTGCGGGACGCGGCCGAACGCGGCGGGCGCGCGTGGCCCGGTGTGCGCGTCGACGAGCTGACGTTCGCGCGCTTCCTGGGCGAGCGCGTTCCGGGCGACGTCGCTCCGTCGCTGGCGCTCGGGGAGCTCAGGATCGAAGAGCTCTACCTGTGCTGCGCTTGCCTCGCCGGCTCCAAGGCCGCGGTCGCAGAGCTGGACCGGCGCTTCATCTCCGACTCCGCCCGAGCGCTCGGCCGCTTCGGTCAGAGCCCAGAGTCCCGAGACGAAGCCTTGCAGCTCGCCCGGGAGAAGCTCCTCTCCGGAACGCCGCCCAAGCTCGCGCAGTACTCCGGCAAAGGCGCGCTCGGAGGCTTCATCCGCGTGGTCGTGGTGCGCACGGCGCTGAACACGCAGCGCTCCGAGAAGCGCCACGTGCCGCGCGACGACGACCTCCTGGCGACACGCATCGCGGAAGACTCCGCGGATCCCGAGCTGCAAGTGATGAAGGCGCAGTACGCCGACACGCTGGCCCAAGCCGTCGCTGGCGCGTTTCGGCGGCTCACCAGCGAGCAGCGCAACCTGCTCAGGCTCTACGTGATCGACCAGCTCTCGCTGGCCGAGCTCGGCAAGCTCCACGCAGTGGATGCCTCGACCATCTCGCGGTGGCTGACCAAGGTCCGTACGCGCCTGCTCGAGGAAGCCCAGTCCGAGCTGCTCGAGCGCCACGCGCTGCGTCCTTCCGAGTGCGCCAGCGTGATGCGCCTGGTGCGGAGCGATCTGCACCTGAGCATCGCGCGCCTCCTGCAAACCGAGCCCGCCGGCACTGTCGAGGTATGA